A stretch of Terriglobia bacterium DNA encodes these proteins:
- a CDS encoding TrbG/VirB9 family P-type conjugative transfer protein has product MKRTLALISIITLFTGIGLGQVREARTVKYAAKDIVPVRAKVRFTTLVILPANERILDFVVGDKDFWIVEGVQNFCYVKPAKQNSSTNVTLITAAGNVYSLLLNEVGENGGDPDLKVFIEPTEQTMIQALSGPPRFVLASEVESVKATARHETERAQEGKEVFRSEYPVKALQFDYKFKRDKKPFAVSEIYHDEKFTYIRSSAQEKPTLYEVKDGAPNLINFDLRDGVYIAPKIIDKGYLVIGKHRLDFARN; this is encoded by the coding sequence ATGAAACGAACACTCGCACTTATCTCAATCATTACCCTCTTTACGGGGATTGGCCTCGGTCAAGTCCGCGAGGCCCGCACCGTCAAATACGCAGCCAAGGACATTGTGCCCGTCAGGGCCAAGGTCCGATTCACTACGCTGGTCATTTTGCCGGCCAACGAGCGAATCCTGGACTTTGTTGTCGGCGACAAAGATTTCTGGATTGTCGAAGGCGTGCAGAATTTCTGCTACGTCAAACCCGCCAAGCAGAACAGCAGCACCAATGTGACCCTGATTACTGCCGCAGGCAACGTCTATTCACTCTTGCTGAATGAAGTTGGCGAGAACGGCGGCGATCCCGACCTCAAGGTCTTCATTGAACCCACCGAGCAAACCATGATCCAGGCGCTCAGCGGCCCGCCGAGATTTGTACTGGCATCGGAGGTGGAAAGTGTTAAGGCAACCGCGCGGCACGAAACGGAGAGAGCGCAGGAAGGCAAAGAGGTATTTCGCTCGGAGTATCCGGTCAAGGCGCTTCAGTTTGATTACAAATTCAAGCGCGATAAAAAGCCGTTCGCGGTTTCGGAGATTTATCACGACGAGAAATTTACCTACATCCGCTCCAGCGCGCAGGAAAAGCCCACGCTTTACGAAGTGAAAGATGGAGCGCCCAATCTGATCAATTTTGACTTACGCGACGGCGTTTATATCGCGCCCAAGATCATTGACAAGGGCTATCTGGTCATTGGCAAACACCGTTTAGATTTTGCGAGGAACTGA
- a CDS encoding VirB3 family type IV secretion system protein: protein MESKRLNPVYRAINRPLTILGAERRLFFAALVLGGAVFNLFGSVFSGIVMFAALLIPARWATHSDAQMLRILLNSGKFRKQYDPLKFCDQTTKVISHA, encoded by the coding sequence GTGGAAAGCAAAAGACTCAATCCGGTTTACAGAGCCATAAACAGGCCGCTCACCATTCTGGGAGCGGAGCGCCGGCTGTTTTTTGCCGCCTTGGTGCTCGGCGGCGCTGTTTTCAACCTCTTTGGCAGCGTTTTTAGCGGGATCGTAATGTTTGCGGCTTTGCTGATACCGGCACGTTGGGCGACCCACAGCGATGCACAAATGCTGAGGATATTGCTCAACTCCGGCAAGTTCCGCAAGCAGTACGACCCGCTTAAGTTCTGTGACCAAACGACAAAGGTGATTAGTCATGCTTAG
- a CDS encoding TrbC/VirB2 family protein produces the protein MGTIRSLLFAMYFFQGTSPWETAVNQLRDAFTGPIAKALSLVAIVVGGLMFAFGEGGHKRMLAGIIFGVGMAVAAVNFLSWLMPGA, from the coding sequence ATGGGAACGATACGATCACTTTTATTTGCAATGTACTTTTTTCAGGGTACGAGCCCCTGGGAAACAGCAGTCAATCAACTCCGGGATGCCTTTACCGGACCTATAGCCAAGGCTTTGAGCCTGGTAGCAATTGTCGTAGGTGGCCTGATGTTTGCTTTTGGCGAGGGCGGCCATAAGCGGATGCTGGCTGGAATCATTTTCGGCGTGGGCATGGCCGTTGCGGCAGTTAACTTCCTAAGCTGGCTTATGCCAGGAGCTTAG
- a CDS encoding DUF87 domain-containing protein: MLSVKRIVKNYKETGALNENISVFGFIDENTFITKSGDIGMVLEVDGVDYECLDSREIDNLTKRLESALKLFDSKFRIYQYLFKTNNPPIPNAPVADEIVRTAVETRLAYFKTKAADLYSLNINYAVLYEGFRYQSKFLQAIGKVFSNPRSAWDELHGLLSSKTQIVFVQSEIEKAQRILRQRTENFILQVNDFVKIRLLGKDDAYQFMRKMVNFSPEKRAWHHLKYDTHVDFFMCDSSLECYPTHLQVDDSYVKVLTWKEPTAQSWPLILKQLYEVEASLHVVTEWRPRPNAEARKKIQSARRHFHNSKTSLMSQIRADNSPNIGDVLVDDSKESLVHNLGECLKELEIKGNYFGELSLTVVVYGRDRQAVERACGEIYKVFSVNDGSLYSERYNLLNTFFATIPGNQHFNLRRMDVLNTNYADYSFLFTLHTGDQWNKHLDREYLAILETNHSSPYFFNLHYQDTAHTLITGRTGSGKSFLLNFLIANMQKYEPYTFIFDLGGSFRSITQLFGGSYLKVGISGGPFTINPFSLEPTAENLNFLFSFVKVLIEGKGQYRFTHADDKEVYEQIENLYQLPLDLRTLDVLSNTLRKDLADKLHKWTAGGQYATLFNNATDTLAFSRFQCFDFEGMDQYAEVIEPLLFYILHRANAVIYDPAISMTFKAFFMDEAWRFFSHPVIRSYIVEALKTWRKKNAAMVLSTQSLDELRKSEILDVVLESCGTKIFVANPALDTELYKNTFHLNDNEIEMISGLIPKRQLFIKRPDMAKVLNLNVDGKSYWLYTNDPNDNQRREEAFRAHGFRQGLEVLARSTRI; this comes from the coding sequence ATGCTTAGTGTAAAAAGAATCGTCAAGAACTATAAAGAAACAGGAGCGCTGAACGAAAACATCAGCGTCTTCGGTTTCATTGACGAAAACACCTTTATCACGAAATCCGGCGATATCGGGATGGTGCTTGAGGTGGATGGCGTTGACTACGAGTGTCTGGACAGCAGGGAAATAGACAATCTAACCAAGCGCCTGGAGTCGGCCCTCAAGTTGTTTGATTCCAAATTCCGCATTTATCAATATCTGTTTAAGACAAATAACCCTCCCATTCCCAACGCTCCCGTTGCCGATGAGATTGTCAGGACCGCGGTTGAAACACGGCTTGCATATTTCAAGACCAAAGCCGCTGATCTTTACTCCCTGAATATCAATTACGCAGTTCTCTACGAAGGGTTCCGCTATCAGAGCAAATTTTTGCAGGCAATCGGGAAAGTATTTTCCAATCCCCGCTCGGCCTGGGATGAATTGCACGGCTTATTGTCCAGTAAGACGCAAATCGTATTCGTACAGTCTGAAATTGAAAAGGCCCAACGCATCTTGCGCCAGCGGACGGAGAACTTCATTCTCCAAGTGAACGACTTTGTAAAGATTCGTTTGTTAGGAAAGGATGATGCCTACCAATTCATGCGCAAGATGGTGAACTTCAGCCCGGAGAAGAGGGCGTGGCACCATCTGAAATATGACACCCACGTTGATTTCTTTATGTGCGATTCGTCCCTTGAGTGCTACCCCACGCACTTGCAGGTGGATGACTCTTATGTGAAAGTTTTGACCTGGAAGGAGCCAACGGCGCAGAGCTGGCCTCTGATCCTGAAGCAGCTTTATGAGGTCGAGGCCAGCTTGCACGTTGTCACCGAATGGCGACCCCGCCCGAATGCCGAAGCCCGTAAGAAGATCCAATCGGCCCGGCGTCATTTTCACAACAGCAAAACATCTCTAATGAGCCAGATCAGGGCGGACAACTCGCCCAACATCGGCGATGTTCTGGTAGATGACTCGAAGGAGTCGCTCGTTCACAACCTGGGCGAGTGTCTAAAAGAACTGGAGATTAAAGGCAACTACTTCGGCGAGCTCTCACTTACCGTTGTGGTCTATGGACGGGACCGACAGGCCGTAGAGCGAGCCTGCGGAGAGATTTACAAAGTCTTCAGCGTGAACGATGGCTCGCTTTATAGCGAACGCTACAACCTGCTAAACACTTTTTTCGCCACGATTCCCGGCAATCAGCATTTCAACCTGCGCCGGATGGATGTGCTGAACACCAATTATGCTGATTACTCATTCCTGTTCACGTTGCACACTGGGGACCAGTGGAACAAACACCTTGACCGTGAATATCTGGCGATCCTTGAAACCAACCACAGCAGCCCGTATTTCTTCAATCTCCATTATCAGGACACGGCGCACACGCTGATTACCGGGCGCACCGGCTCGGGAAAATCGTTCCTTCTCAATTTCCTGATCGCCAACATGCAGAAGTATGAACCGTACACCTTCATCTTTGATTTGGGCGGCAGCTTCAGGAGCATCACGCAACTGTTCGGCGGGTCCTATCTGAAAGTTGGGATTAGCGGAGGCCCATTCACGATCAATCCGTTTTCGCTTGAACCTACGGCGGAGAATCTGAATTTCTTGTTTTCGTTTGTCAAGGTACTGATCGAGGGCAAAGGCCAGTACAGATTCACCCACGCCGACGACAAGGAGGTTTATGAGCAGATCGAAAATCTGTATCAGCTTCCCCTTGACCTGCGGACTTTAGATGTGCTCTCGAACACCCTGCGCAAGGACTTGGCCGACAAGTTGCACAAGTGGACTGCGGGCGGACAATACGCGACATTGTTTAACAATGCCACTGACACGCTGGCTTTCAGCCGCTTCCAGTGCTTTGATTTTGAAGGAATGGACCAGTATGCAGAGGTCATTGAGCCTCTGCTTTTCTACATCCTGCATCGCGCCAACGCCGTGATCTACGACCCGGCGATCTCCATGACTTTCAAAGCATTCTTCATGGATGAAGCTTGGCGCTTTTTCTCCCATCCGGTCATTCGCAGTTACATCGTGGAGGCCCTGAAGACCTGGCGCAAGAAAAATGCCGCGATGGTTCTTTCCACGCAGTCTCTTGATGAGCTGCGCAAGTCGGAGATTCTGGATGTTGTGCTCGAAAGCTGCGGCACCAAGATTTTTGTGGCAAATCCAGCTCTCGATACCGAGCTTTATAAGAACACCTTTCACCTGAACGACAACGAAATCGAGATGATTTCGGGCCTCATACCCAAACGCCAATTATTCATAAAGCGCCCGGACATGGCGAAGGTCTTGAACCTCAATGTGGATGGGAAATCCTACTGGCTCTACACGAACGACCCCAATGATAACCAGCGCCGGGAGGAGGCGTTTCGGGCGCACGGATTTCGGCAAGGGCTGGAAGTCCTTGCCAGGAGCACACGCATATGA
- a CDS encoding helix-turn-helix domain-containing protein, whose product MKKWIEWLEKQDSPIKANQIAKILGVTTSEVYKLAACGKIPGAIRVSKRAIRFCPDKFVEWLKETVYGNGNSNRNHN is encoded by the coding sequence ATGAAAAAGTGGATTGAATGGCTAGAGAAACAAGACAGCCCGATTAAGGCAAACCAAATCGCAAAGATACTTGGGGTCACCACTTCGGAAGTTTACAAACTAGCCGCCTGCGGCAAGATTCCAGGCGCAATACGTGTATCCAAAAGAGCTATCAGGTTTTGTCCTGATAAATTTGTGGAATGGCTAAAAGAGACCGTTTATGGAAACGGAAATAGCAATCGTAATCACAACTGA
- a CDS encoding type IV secretion system protein, with translation MLEDGIRNLMTAHSDLFIQMGHNLFRAFATILVAWFGIQSALSSAEGGEGFNFARFTELILVITFGFAMVTYYNTPIPGIGYSFTDLVMQEASSLSNSIGLEQGKQIETAVTEFQKNLEEPSAWSFSQSLYFFALTIILAAVQAVVFIIIGFGLIAEAVLALIGPIFIPFFIVPKMDWLFWGWFKAFLQYSFYQVIAAAFVFIFAQLLLGFFRFFTGGMSVDQWMTTLPVIFIFLLIAIYGLLKVPALTNHLFSGSAGASSGLGAVLLSRVIGD, from the coding sequence TTGCTTGAAGACGGCATCCGTAACCTGATGACAGCCCATTCGGACTTGTTTATCCAGATGGGACATAACCTGTTTCGGGCATTTGCCACGATCCTGGTTGCCTGGTTCGGAATCCAGTCCGCGCTCTCAAGCGCCGAAGGGGGCGAAGGCTTCAACTTCGCCCGCTTCACCGAACTTATTCTTGTCATCACCTTTGGCTTTGCCATGGTGACCTACTACAACACCCCAATACCCGGCATTGGCTACAGCTTCACCGATCTGGTCATGCAGGAAGCGTCTTCACTTTCAAACAGCATCGGCTTGGAGCAGGGCAAGCAAATTGAAACAGCCGTTACCGAGTTTCAGAAAAATCTAGAAGAACCGAGCGCGTGGAGCTTCAGCCAGAGCCTATACTTCTTTGCCCTTACTATAATCTTGGCCGCTGTCCAGGCCGTGGTTTTCATCATCATTGGCTTTGGCCTGATTGCCGAAGCAGTGTTGGCCCTCATCGGCCCTATCTTCATTCCGTTTTTCATTGTCCCCAAGATGGACTGGCTCTTTTGGGGATGGTTCAAAGCGTTTCTGCAATATTCTTTTTATCAAGTAATCGCCGCCGCATTCGTCTTCATATTTGCCCAACTGCTCCTCGGGTTCTTCCGCTTTTTCACCGGAGGAATGAGCGTCGATCAGTGGATGACCACGCTGCCAGTAATCTTCATCTTCCTGCTGATTGCAATCTATGGTTTGCTCAAGGTCCCGGCCTTGACCAATCACCTGTTTAGCGGTTCCGCGGGCGCCAGTTCCGGCTTAGGTGCCGTTCTGTTAAGCCGAGTCATTGGAGATTGA